The Pieris rapae chromosome 5, ilPieRapa1.1, whole genome shotgun sequence DNA window ATCTTCGACAATACAGCTAGAATGTatggtatatgtatttaaaggGTATATTGAAATTCTATaacttctaaaatatttaatagaattattgcGAAATGtgactttaattttaagagaTCCCTAGTATATTGAATTATCTGAAAGCCTGACTCAAGAGTAGAGGACTTAGAATAACCAAAGCAGTACACAGCCATACAGGTGTTATAGTAAATGAAATCCCACTATCTATTGGTATTACAGAGAACAGACGCTAAAACATTGTATGttattttgacatataatGGGAAACAACTGCAGGAAATACTGAtaagttttaagtaaaaataaaacacataaaatactatgtcatttaataattgtaaagacaatcgataatttcataattcaaatactcgataattataaaaagttgtactcgtataaaaataatctatgtgAGGACATCTTTcgcctttttaatatttacctgAAAAAGAGATCATATgttaatacaaacaaacaaacaaataatatttaatacatttgacaaattgtgatttaatttacttaactaagcttaaattagttgtgttgtgttgtgatgtataactatattattatacatcaCATACCATATTATAAGGATATGTGGTGGTGCGagacaaaaactgccttaaataTCGCTGTTGAGCACCAATGGATGTCCAGGTAATACGGCCGGAATCTCCCATGATTCCtggacgtccgatgatgaaatttatttcatagcaccaaaaaaatatttcttcagaAAATTGTATGAGCTTACATATTAAGATAAGTTATAAGTGAAATACACACAAGTatcatttatcaaaaaaatattggggGTTGTAACTCTTAAACACAAATAACTCACGTGGAAACATTAGAAGAACTCTTGGTCATGAGCTTGGCGACCATCTCTTGCACTCGCTTCATCTCTTCCAACTGATTGGTCACTTGGTACAGTCTGTTCTCTCTTTCAACCACTGTCTTCTCTAGTTGCTTTATCATCTGTGGAAATCaagattgattaaaaaaaacagtattaaaaaagGAGTTGCTCAATTAATTACACACACTTATAGATTTACACATTTACACACATATTTCAACTAGCAAATACTTAGTTAGTACGTCATATTTGTTGTATCCGTTTTGGCTGTATTGCACTTCAATAAACGCTGTGAAGGCAAGCaaacatttattgttaaactctttaatttcttctttaaCTACGATgacattatgataattaatatgacatttgcattatttacattatttatttatttatttcgtactcctacagctaacataaattatacataattacatacaaatacactgagaatataaaatatggaatacatgatacatttaacaataaaaagatttataaaacggaacaaacaaacaaaaattatttaatacatttgactaatgtgatttaatttatttaactaagcttaaatttaaattagttgtgttgtgtgatgaaaAAGAACACAATTAAAAACCAGGCaactcatataatataaaacataactgTGATGAAGTGCAAGAGTAAgagacaataaataataatagtaactaaaacattgtttacgATTGAAAAGGccgtaaaaacaaatatatgaaacaCTTACATTGTCCCTTAGTTCGATCTCTCTCTTCAAAGAGTTCTCTCCGTTAGCCGCCTCTTCGAGTTTCTTGTCCCGCTGCTTCACTCGCTCTTCAAACTTTATGAGTACACCAgctaattcgctgtttttgctcgtctgaaaatatttaacgcGTAAGCGTTACGAAAAGTGTGATCGGGCAAGGCGAACGGAAGTTGAGTGGGGGATATAAGCGcgcatatttatattattcaatatgaTACATCCATTTCAGTGCAACATAAAAATCGCCTATACCTTTTCTTAAagcaaaagtatttaaaaaaaaacatattatcagAGCCATACCTGTTGCTCAAGTTTCTTTTGCAGTGCTTTATACTCCGTCTCCGCTTGCTTAAACCTCTCCTCGGCCTCGCGATCACGGGCTTTCATTTCGTTTTCGATATTctgaaaattatgaaaaaattttttagctaacatattttatctatatatagtaCACACTATATATAGATCTATCTGTATATATACACTctttttccaaaataaaatattattactataccattttaagagagagagagagtatgaggtattaaaaagtaaattaagctttaaacttaataaaaaaagttctttTGATGGTTATATATAGTCCcactaattaaaatgtaaatacaaatgattatatacatttttctaaCAGTTCTAAAACTGTTCAGATCtttgaaaacttaaaataaaattaagcaaagaacagaacaatgtaatttaagaAACTGATTTTGTCAGAACTGAAAAACTACAGACTcaatttcaatgaaattttGCGTTTAATATACATGATCAAAAAATTGGTATAAGAGATTTGTAAAACGAAAAATGTGgcaataagaataaataaacctatttATTTCATGCAAAGAAGAAAGTAAACTTATATTAActactatttattacatatatgttttttgtgaaaaataaattatattatttttttcctatgtTTTGTATCTATTTCCCAATTATTTTGCAAGAACCCAagaggaaataaaaatgatacaaaCAGTTAATTGTTGTCTGAATTCCTTTTGCAAGTTCTCCCTCTGTTTGTCCTTATCGAGTCGTTCCGCGGCCAACTTCGCCCGGAATCCACGCAGCGTCGTTTCCGCATCCTCTAATTGTTTATGTAATTCCTCTATTGTCTTTTTATGCCTGGAATCAAAAAACTTTCTTGAGCGCATGGACCAAGATTACGAGGcgagagcgtaccaattcttaaaaggtcggcaacgcactcgcgagccctctggcattgagagtgtccatgggcggcggtatcacttaacatcaggtgagcctcctgcccgttgcccccgtttctataaaaaaaaaacctcacCGGAGGTCGGCCTAAGTACCACTGGATCGAGTGGAGAAGGACATTACAGCTGAAAGCCAGCAATTGACAGGAGGTAGCGCAggacatttttcaatttcaatacaagTATGAACATTGAGTCTATACATACAATGtatttgttagtgaatgtatCCATTTTATAAAGTGTGGGGCAACGTGTGTGGTGTGGTTTAACGGCCCTTTATCGAAATCAGTAAACAACGCACAAGTAAAGATAACATATTAAACCTAGAATTAGTAAGCAAGTAATGccagctaaataaataaaataaagtaattaaagtttactACATAGTTTGTTCGTGAGTTCTTTCCGATACTTTGGACCACGTAAATGGTAATTTTGAGGGATAAGCCACTGGTGGCAATGAAACGTTATACTATTGGGTATAGAAAAACGTTAAGGCGCGTTACATAAAGGGGGGGGTCAAAAGTCTCCAAAAATTGCGCGACgcaatacttgaacgctctcTCTTTTACttttagaagtttttatgaaggAAATGTTACCTCTCAGTCTGCATCTGTGTAGTATAAAGAACGTCTTGTTGCGTGCTATTTGTTGCTTGAAGTAAAGCCAGGGCGTGCTGTAACGACGCCATGTGGTCTGTGGCACCCTGGCAATAGTATTACGGTCTTATGAAAGtctaaattaactaaataatattttatttaattaaaaaattcaaaagtatagagaattaattatgatatattatatcatatccATGTTTgcgaaaattttaatagtaatcgTAAAACATGTTCTTATGAAAAATCATACTACTTATTTTACGAAATTTATCGTTTGTCTTGTAGAAGATTTTTTGTACTATTTGAAACTGTTTTACTTACTAGCGATAcgcatacatatacattactaCTACATATAACATGGACATCTGTTTTGTAAgacaattttagttaaaaatgaaaatacagCAAAATCTATTAACAGTGACCGAGGGTGTTCAAGTATTACTTAAgctgattttaaaaaaataaaaaaaggagtTGAGAGACTGATACCTAATATGTAGTTATACACTCATACACATCACACTCACACATGCATTCACGCGTAGcatttttttcacaaaaaaaaaaattatattaattaaatttatacaaagttataaaataaagtactaATTTTGTTATGGAACAGCTGGAACTGTGTGAggtaatcaataatattactaaaaagagTTCTCCATACACATCATAATGCGTACTTATAACGAATAAAgacattcaattttttatttataaaccaaAATTGCGGaaccaaatatatattaataatattactcaaAGCCAAAAATATAATCGTGAACCTGTAAAGCGACGGAATGCGAATGCAGTCTCTGCTCCAAGCACGTGATTTTGTACCCATACAACTCCATTACACTCGACGTAGCAATATCAGTAATCTGAAATATTTAGACTGATAaatcatacatttatattgagCATGCTAATGAATTTAACACTGATTCGTATTGCAAGGAAAGCCTCAGGCAGGCTGTATGCTGACTATATACTTGCCTGTTAAgcaatagtatatttcaattatggGTGCGGAAAGTTTATCATTGCAAAGAGTTCCGACAAATGTCTACGTTGACAGTCGGAActagttgcaatgacggtttCGCAAGTGCACTGAACCACTCTAAATAATCTGTTTCTgtactaaaatgtaaaaataaatcaatcataCATTAGCAAAAATGTGTGTTAGTTGTGTTAAAAAGCTTAAAAATTAAGACAGATAAATATTAACCTTAAATATGTACCaacagtttttaaatactaacaCAAGCTTTtagaatagaaataattaacttgTAACTGTAATAGCTTCTGTTTCTATCaggtatatttgaattttacttctagtaagaatattttttgtctaagtcttaaaaaacatttatgctTAGAATAGACAAGAAAATAgatcacaaattttacacacaattggaacatattttaaaattattattgtaatgtaagtAAACGGTGAAcagaaatttttataaattttgattctaccgtcatttgtttataactaaaattaattaaaaataatcttcagACAACAAgcgtataaaacataaaaacacgTTATTAATCAAGGTACTCACTTTTCCCGAATCCAATTCTTTATTAAGCCTACTGACGAGATCATCGACAGCAGTCTGTTGCGAAGGACCAAAAGTTACCATCTCACTTTCCATGTCCATTCGCGGAGATAAACTCTCCACGCTTAAGTCCGATACACTATTCACGTTTTCGCCAAATACCTgcaatatttatcattttaaaccttttttaataaagatggGAGTTTTTGGtcgaaattgattatttttatttaaaaaagtactaaAATGGACTTATGGTTTGCTTGAATAAATGTGTATGTGTTCGTAATTTTAAACGGCTGGactaattttaatgatttttttttaagttaaaattgtaaGTATTTAAGAAGTGTAGTGTACGGAAGGATATCTGTCGGGTCGCTTGTATTATTATGAACAATCTAAGTTGGTTATTTGCAGacatatctataaaataaatatctgtaaaaataacaatatgacACAAAAATTTgacgttttaaattttttatatcacaatAAATTAGCAATACCTGATTCATTTGATCTGAGGGGAAGTAGTGATGTTTGATCAACTGCAAGATCTGTCTCCTGCGAGACGCGTTATTCCCAGATAGACCGGAACACAACAATTTTCGAACCTgacaaaatataaaccaaaaaattttttatacatggcAATAATACAGCATATCacggaataataaaaatatattttcatgtttACAATCTATGGTGCACCTTAAAAATACCGTTTATATAGGGGAAGCTTTGTGATAATACTACATGGTGTGaacaaaaagaattttattattattacctatgtatattatataatatatttaatctacTACAAAGACCGCTGCTATACAATTCTTAAGGATATTAgaacatttaacaaaatataaaagctagtttagataaaatgaaataaaacagtggCACTGGATCCAttttagttctgggcctcatatttcaaatttttcgagattccatttaaaaaaaagacgcATTGATAGGTTTATAGCGTCTATTGTTACCTGGTGATGGGCCAGCATTCTATTGAGTGCAGCCTCCCAATTTCGATCCAAAGGTGCCAAACTCAACCCAGTACGACACGACACTATCACCGCTTGTTGGGACACTTCACTCCCCACAGCACCATTCTGAAAAAATTGTTCATTGGATTTAATGTAAGATCgtcaaatgttttttaacattagttaaaaaaacgttaataaagaaaatagatACTGGCTGTACTCAATACCTTGTCCTTCTATTATTCTTCTACTTCTTTCAATAAAGGAAATTATCGCGAAACCGGCATattttaaacctaaaaatCGACTCAATGTGCTAGAGATCTACgtgcggtattacttaacatcagatgagcctcttgcACGTCTTTCTGccaagttatatatatatatatgtgtgtgtgtgtgtgtttctAAGGGATCCAGagggattattattatatagacacTCAACCAAATAATATCATGTATTGATAattctgtatatgtttcaAGATCAATTGTTTATTGAGCCTTCCGTCTAAGGTTTGTCAGTTTCCTCACATAGTTTGCCCGACCAGAGATCGAACCTGCGATCTCAGGGATTAGATTTACTGTAATACATGCCGCCCCCCCCTCGTCTTGTCAGCAAAACTAAGCAAagttctcaaaaataatagtatataaacgtattattatttgtaggaatcctAGAAAATGCATTtggttttcaagcatagacaatgtgtaaaaagttttttttacgttaCTTTACTCCTTTTTACTTTAACGTTGTGTAACCACCATCAtcgtatatgttttttttttatatttttaagttgtaattttgactttgaaaagtgactttttaagtgaaataaatttgtgaGCCCACCTGAAATATAACCTAGAGAACTTGAGTTCCAGTCCAACTTGAATCTCTAGACCAATGAGgcaagtattatatataatataattatctcaCCTGTGACGTATATTGCAATACTCCATACAATGTGTCTTCGAAGGAATCGGGTGTGACTTCTTGTATGACCCTTTCTTGAGTTTCACTTGACTCGCACAGCGCACCCACTACTTGTAACTGTAAGATATacctaatttatttacatgttttAGTAGGTTTTAACTCATTTTTTAACCAAAGTTTTTAACTGAATTCTTAACtaaagtttaaactttttcttaaactaaatttatgacattatttttaacaaatttgtaactttattttaaacgaagttttaaactaaatttttaagtg harbors:
- the LOC110996815 gene encoding uncharacterized protein LOC110996815 isoform X1, whose translation is MEVDGDNWNTNPSDGTKFAHLKAFVNATREFEATHSETAINSLTRYLGLIASSCDLSIFSPGRSEVCAFFNSLWRAMSDARGPHWAGIAVLARACMEPSARYALTHTYKFMPILARLLSDTVSNDKKIKLLSVMQDISYGIKISWQESYLAELMKTLTSWIVQPMLESPHRTIGHKSLTVLINLCYGNLPAIYALMRTVDTKEFVVHLISLKDGGYGGVEVCRLLLCLSSATRSASTTRQADVHSYLCCTMKTFNKAIVDKDETQLLHAYTFINDLSSDDNLRNYVLTYPHFNNSLKDALKDADSLCKVNQGDTMEPEITTGCLQNVLKFLTVLVSLDLYSLRNHHIDVVCLCMKASRVCLAESLELFAAIITQYREEGRLPKELISVLTDGLPALLVPPSMEPGKAGLQWLQVVGALCESSETQERVIQEVTPDSFEDTLYGVLQYTSQNGAVGSEVSQQAVIVSCRTGLSLAPLDRNWEAALNRMLAHHQVRKLLCSGLSGNNASRRRQILQLIKHHYFPSDQMNQVFGENVNSVSDLSVESLSPRMDMESEMVTFGPSQQTAVDDLVSRLNKELDSGKITDIATSSVMELYGYKITCLEQRLHSHSVALQGATDHMASLQHALALLQATNSTQQDVLYTTQMQTERHKKTIEELHKQLEDAETTLRGFRAKLAAERLDKDKQRENLQKEFRQQLTNIENEMKARDREAEERFKQAETEYKALQKKLEQQTSKNSELAGVLIKFEERVKQRDKKLEEAANGENSLKREIELRDNMIKQLEKTVVERENRLYQVTNQLEEMKRVQEMVAKLMTKSSSNVST
- the LOC110996815 gene encoding uncharacterized protein LOC110996815 isoform X2, which translates into the protein MEVDGDNWNTNPSDGTKFAHLKAFVNATREFEATHSETAINSLTRYLGLIASSCDLSIFSPGRSEVCAFFNSLWRAMSDARGPHWAGIAVLARACMEPSARYALTHTYKFMPILARLLSDTVSNDKKIKLLSVMQDISYGIKISWQESYLAELMKTLTSWIVQPMLESPHRTIGHKSLTVLINLCYGNLPAIYALMRTVDTKEFVVHLISLKDGGYGGVEVCRLLLCLSSATRSASTTRQADVHSYLCCTMKTFNKAIVDKDETQLLHAYTFINDLSSDDNLRNYVLTYPHFNNSLKDALKDADSLCKVNQGDTMEPEITTGCLQNVLKFLTVLVSLDLYSLRNHHIDVVCLCMKASRVCLAESLELFAAIITQYREEGRLPKELISVLTDGLPALLVPPSMEPGKAGLQWLQVVGALCESSETQERVIQEVTPDSFEDTLYGVLQYTSQNGAVGSEVSQQAVIVSCRTGLSLAPLDRNWEAALNRMLAHHQVRKLLCSGLSGNNASRRRQILQLIKHHYFPSDQMNQVFGENVNSVSDLSVESLSPRMDMESEMVTFGPSQQTAVDDLVSRLNKELDSGKITDIATSSVMELYGYKITCLEQRLHSHSVALQGATDHMASLQHALALLQATNSTQQDVLYTTQMQTERHKKTIEELHKQLEDAETTLRGFRAKLAAERLDKDKQRENLQKEFRQQLTNIENEMKARDREAEERFKQAETEYKALQKKLEQQTSKNSELAGVLIKFEERVKQRDKKLEEAANGENSLKREIELRDNMIKQLEKTVVERENRLYQVTNQLEEMKRVQEMVAKLMTKSSSNVST